The Anopheles coluzzii chromosome 2, AcolN3, whole genome shotgun sequence genome window below encodes:
- the LOC120961032 gene encoding cubilin homolog gives MWLKSTCIALYVLFWVFCCVEGGFDDQAKILATNGHIIIESAQDRNITFYMKGSGHLNIGGLSIEQVLRTLSKMMIDGRPSTDSQPFLPGGSVADQVQLLATYVSGPYGLIKRVETLEQQSSSRNVTQMNPRIGALARRVRNVETKVALLMSTLQVNRCTSGPCQNGGTCIAQYDSFMCLCPSNWEGQTCTTDVNECALFAGTDLGCQNGATCKNIHGGYTCMCPDGWRGIHCNTRSQDCATAGADLCGHGTCVQAKDGYRCICDQGWKTNGLTPACSVDVDECSESKPHCSKDPEVSCINLPGSFVCGPCPAGYSGNGFYCVDIDECETNNGGCSTSPSVQCINTRGSYRCGNCPAGYTGDGRTCLAQGNRCTQGLCHPMARCVDYGSAVPNCICLPGYIGSGFGPNGCYRSSMNPCASAPCRNGGTCTKIDAQNYSCACPPGTNPPNCMRTTSPCESNPCQNGGTCVGSSGTRNFLCRCPAGYTGLRCQTPTRTCGGIRFQMSGTLRYPEFNGTYNHNARCAWLIKTNETQVLNVTFTQFSLENPVSSGECKYDWLQIHDGRTSAAQIIGRFCGNELPRGGNFQSTHNMLYLWFRSDNATAHDGFQLRWESIDPVCGGTIAAVSHGLIASPGTPGNYPPNRDCKWYLQAPQGRRLQFTFFTMKIEVHETCGFDYLEITDGLRDEGTLLAKYCNTSHPPPLITPSNEATVHFHSDESGNDAGFQIHYAVVEGVPGCGGTYTQREGVISSPLSQTDNVYPNNLNCEYLIKQPVGSRVEIRFSKFHLEQSEACKFDYLEIFDGPSTEDPSLGKFCGDRMPPLFTSTGNALLLKFHTDWSAPNPGFSLVYKIKCGGTFTDPAVELISPSYPQMYPSDQLCDYVIHAPLGKAIVFDFQDFDFEKNSFPKCELDYVELYDGLLPTNETLLGRYCSTKAPPQTISSKNVLLLRFVSDGSVSGRGFKGNFSFHDVSCGGVLMREDTIIRSPMIAETGKYQHDAQCEWIIVAPAGHAVQLTWNSFELEVSAWCVYDYVQVFDNSSMANSLVGRYCGTEKPPAITSTGNMVTIRFVTDSSSSKDGFSLSFNFIDVEKSCGGNFFATSGIIRSPGWPKNYPSNKVCEWVITVPMGQQIMLLVHSFKMEKHRICRFDGLTIRNGGTQNAPLIGNYCGEDNFNGTISFSHQLYLRFYSDSSRNYAGFMIEWDSATTGCGGILTSPRGSIISPNYPLPYGQNALCTWRISMSQGSAIHIVFTDMDMESHKDCQYDYLDIYDGIDTSGRKLGRFCSAETDPIVLDTDTNHAIIRMRTDETNQRRGFQLKYNILCRRNLTGYGGVIESPNFPNEYSASMDCRWTIRVPPGNKINLEFSHFDFESITQQTGSNATHQRCPFDYVELQEMGTGDLPVARRYCANKPPPIVSMGRSIDLIFHTDSSGEQMGFRAEWSINGCGGLLTKPWGSFTSPNYPNQYPKETECHWTIRVEPGKRIELAVDDFHMETNDQCRFDGLHIANDANFTQQVTKICHEQQEPVHLSSSGSELFVKFYSDSTFTYKGFRANYRTTDAKCGGKITLHEGFISSPNYPSNYPANASCQWLIQTDATHTLQLRLKSLAIERSPNCINDSLQVYDGSVASADQLLLTSCGSEPNVTSVSSTGHEMLVTFKSNERMEAKGFQAEFMTNCGSRIEVKRPGNILLNKAHKMSSDNCTWVLIAPEPTQRITLTIAHLSVMDLEGDCFASVTVYDGDSTDGPKRFEGCGHKIPPAIVSNGNALTVLVSSEDLLLSKIDNLFVEMAYTTIENACGGRLTALMGQFASPNYPNTYPLNVECVWKLSASPGNKMSLFFTELDIEPSDDCNGDYLEVRERDENGPLLGDFCGNQVPTNLTEASSFWVKFRSNGAGVAKGFRAEYSYDTMSEITGTSGTITSPMYPRSYARADNIAWRITVDIGSVIAISFNRYAIDRHTDDPLMCDGALRIYDGYDETAASLLTGCGYIKPDPVTSTSNVVYILLDHSDVMESSSFSLSWQQKFVSSAVNIPVNNEYFCDGHATIVLNSTDTVQNLSSPGYPNGYTNGLNCSWIFQSALPLYHPFLVLTFVDLEESSDCLADYIEVFHSSDLATWRSYGRVCTYFLRVANKFHGSPHLKVDFRTDYYQNRTGFTGSVFLRCGGLLTDPNGVITQPNALPLIPPTPSLIGRPELMDACSWNISVRAGRTIELTFEQLNITSVATPYANKGFVAIMNGIDDHSPLIGRYSGTELPGPIKTSSNRAFVQYRPSDSGANRFRLVYREVGIECGGDLVLTAQSNSTIIATPNYPNVPPPHTECFWKVLAPAGELLRVELLSQMLLPRMPGCRSEYVQLREGLTSQAPELLHSCTGDLTKRIITRTNALQVKYFNDRVEPNSAIQLRISLAKCGGVQRGSHGTITSKNFPQPGGYPVPAVCEYYIQEGQYGMMQLTFEDLHLPIKANCSGQDHVRIFSILPAPNDTEVELGKFCGQEVPKQPILSVVPNVKIVFTANTPNSIFRGFRLNYAVNYSRCSHSLVGESGEFASNGYGEPMQPFSFCEWRITVPAGRRVKVEFIDLDIADQAAPYPWFQRLSFYDGLNYQVRIKAVTSNDKTTPIYSSDNRMMVQYLSKAMTGRRGFRLRYSSDESSLCEGNLDGWQGSINSPVNVTTAVCTYKRTDPTLSRDPSAEPNVGTLALNFREVYAGPSERMCVDITRSATPIGGTNVLKKLCVNATNVVVVSPFPNTVINTAQAAYSGVLAFRMDYRVHQCGGVYGSIPNISYPVGLEPYGRDGLHCAWYVTFPDQTLISVAFERFTLQQPCDQEYLLVYNGPGPSSPLLGRFCKDSAPPAEGIVTQRHLLFVEYHIVPANGSSGSAGSDFELRLSSKNFGCGGTLHTGSPTFGSALKDGKYLPGQECIWLLQANAGQHIGVRFTGRFNLQTSPNCTKDYVELFDQQRNREWVSLGRVCGKEVPPSFNSSGTVMKVVFRTDESIEGDGFTIQWNSNCGGIFYAEQETNVIVSPNYPAKYNNMQVCNYTILANTSDAGIEFNFLDFDLEDSVVTSVCSYDNLTVYRKLEYAEPITWEKVGTYCRKTPPARFRVKDRAAIVFRTDRYIQARGFRFEYRLDTCGANITSSRRIESPEQLPPDGMYRPALVCRWYIDIPQGQKVTVRFETLEMDHTESCYFDMVEVYRGLEQTPDKRLALLCGNLTSHAPAIAISGTRHGMVSFKTESFSTSRAKMTALVLYSPDCDKHITLDERTPSYRLNVIGSGNDRVQDCQYVFRAPSGYTLRIVFDQFHVGSARNATNCTDDYVELRDGGSVFSMLLGRFCGNERVNAQSSFGSTLHLRYVTDSALRGTLFDATVTMVPSLCGAMNRNLTGGAIVTLNTPNFGGSGKYPPNARCLWLLEAAPGKQIEIQFLTMDLQQYDEGGRECKDYIGIRDATLKSIIYEGLGDSLIFNGGSSSKASFYHGSRYANAYNIYCGSNYLPSPYVSITNRVYVSFESDGQIEGKGVSLRVHESSVCAKNYTALQGRIVQNELQKDQQCTITVQVPHNYTIALYFNMFYLYNVDCAVHALKAYDGTHESADRLLGEYCNFATPNPVFTTGNVLRLVFPATDRELVSLQLDATYVATDQGQGCGGELYNYGGVFTSPLYPANNRTRMECLWTVTVPNNLLVALRFEVFDLGSKSSCATDYLQVLDREEDPKAPKADDGQEKVVRQHCGGESPANYISTGSTIRVRYKKTQNFAGVGWVIKFMGVEKGVGVNDY, from the exons ATGTGGTTAAAATCCACCTGCATTGCACTGTATGTGCTGTTTTgggtgttttgctgtgttgaaGGTGGATTTGATGATCA GGCCAAAATACTCGCCACCAATGGGCACATTATTATCGAATCGGCACAGGACAGGAATATTACCTTCTACATGAAGGGAAGCGGTCATCTGAACATCGGCGGGCTAAGCATTGAGCAAGTGTTGCGAACATTGTCCAAAATGATGATCGATGGACGACCATCAACCGACAGCCAACCCTTTCTGCCCGGCGGCAGTGTGGCCGATCAGGTGCAGCTGCTTGCGACGTACGTCAGCGGTCCTTATGGGTTGATAAAGCGTGTTGAAACCCTCGAACAGCA ATCTTCATCACGAAATGTAACACAGATGAATCCCCGTATCGGTGCGCTTGCTCGGCGCGTCCGCAATGTGGAAACGAAGGTGGCTCTCCTGATGTCCACGCTGCAGGTAAACCGCTGTACCAGTGGGCCCTGTCAGAACGGAGGCACCTGTATCGCTCAGTACGACTCGTTCATGTGCCTGTGTCCGAGCAACTGGGAGGGCCAGACGTGCACGACGGACGTGAACGAGTGTGCACTGTTTGCGGGCACCGATCTGGGCTGCCAGAATGGGGCGACGTGTAAGAACATACACGGTGGCTACACCTGCATGTGCCCGGACGGGTGGCGTGGCATTCACTGTAACACCCGGTCGCAGGACTGTGCCACAGCTGGGGCCGATCTGTGTGGTCATGGTACGTGCGTGCAGGCGAAGGATGGCTACCGCTGTATCTGTGATCAGGGCTGGAAGACGAACGGGCTAACGCCGGCCTGTTCGGTGGATGTGGATGAGTGTAGCGAATCAAAGCCACACTGCTCGAAGGACCCGGAAGTAAGCTGCATCAATTTGCCGGGCTCGTTCGTTTGTGGTCCGTGTCCGGCGGGCTACAGTGGGAATGGGTTCTACTGCGTCGACATTGATGAGTGTGAAACGAATAACGGAGGCTGCAGTACGTCGCCTTCGGTGCAGTGTATCAATACGAGG GGATCGTATCGTTGTGGGAACTGTCCAGCGGGCTACACTGGCGATGGAAGGACGTGTTTGGCGCAGGGTAACCGGTGCACACAGGGACTTTGCCATCCGATGGCCCGATGTGTGGATTATGGTAGTGCTGTGCCGAACTGCATCTGTCTGCCGGGCTACATTGGGTCCGGGTTTGGCCCGAACGGATGCTATCGCTCATCAATGAATCCTTGTGCCAGTGCTCCGTGCAGG AACGGTGGCACCTGCACGAAGATTGACGCACAAAACTACAGCTGCGCCTGTCCACCGGGAACCAATCCACCGAACTGCATGCGCACGACCTCACCCTGCGAATCAAATCCGTGCCAAAACGGTGGCACTTGCGTCGGTTCCAGTGGCACCAGAAACTTTTTGTGCCGCTGCCCGGCTGGCTACACCGGGCTACGGTGTCAAACGCCTACGCGAACCTGCGGTGGCATTCGCTTCCAAATGTCCGGCACGCTGCGGTATCCCGAGTTTAACGGCACGTACAATCACAATGCGCGTTGCGCCTGGCTGATCAAGACGAACGAAACGCAGGTCCTGAACGTGACGTTCACACAGTTCAGCTTGGAAAATCCGGTCAGTTCGGGCGAGTGCAAGTACGACTGGTTACAGATACACGACGGACGCACCTCGGCCGCCCAAATCATTGGCCGGTTCTGTGGCAACGAGCTACCGCGTGGTGGTAACTTTCAGTCCACCCATAACATGCTATATCTGTGGTTCCGGTCGGACAATGCGACAGCGCACGATGGGTTCCAGCTGCGGTGGGAAAGCATCGATCCGGTCTGTGGTGGCACGATAGCGGCGGTCAGCCATGGGCTTATAGCTTCGCCCGGCACGCCCGGTAACTATCCGCCAAATCGGGATTGCAAGTGGTATCTGCAGGCACCGCAGGGTCGTCGCCTGCAGTTCACCTTCTTCACAATGAAAATCGAGGTGCACGAAACCTGCGGCTTCGATTATCTGGAGATTACCGATGGGTTGCGGGATGAGGGTACACTACTGGCTAAGTACTGCAACACCTCCCATCCGCCACCGCTGATCACACCGAGCAATGAGGCGACGGTACACTTCCACAGCGACGAGAGCGGCAATGATGCCGGCTTTCAGATTCATTACGCGGTCGTAGAAGGCGTGCCCGGATGTGGTGGGACGTATACGCAGCGGGAGGGTGTGATCAGTTCACCTCTGTCGCAAACGGACAACGTGTATCCGAACAATCTGAATTGTGAGTATCTGATCAAGCAGCCAGTCGGAAGCCGGGTGGAGATCCGGTTCAGCAAGTTCCATCTGGAGCAAAGTGAGGCTTGTAAGTTCGACTATCTGGAAATCTTTGACGGGCCCAGCACGGAGGATCCCTCGCTCGGGAAGTTCTGCGGTGATCGGATGCCGCCTCTTTTCACCTCGACCGGGAACGCGCTGCTGCTCAAGTTCCACACTGACTGGTCGGCACCGAACCCGGGCTTTAGCTTGGTGTACAAGATTAAGTGCGGCGGTACGTTTACCGATCCCGCGGTGGAGCTAATATCGCCCTCGTACCCGCAGATGTACCCATCCGATCAGCTGTGTGACTACGTCATTCACGCACCGCTCGGCAAGGCGATCGTATTCGACTTTCAGGACTTTGACTTTGAGAAGAACAGCTTCCCCAAGTGTGAGCTTGACTATGTGGAGCTGTACGATGGACTGCTGCCAACTAACGAGACACTGCTTGGGCGGTACTGCAGCACCAAAGCACCACCTCAGACGATCTCGTCGAAAAATGTGCTTCTGCTACGATTTGTGTCGGACGGATCGGTGTCGGGGCGCGGTTTTAAGGGCAACTTCTCCTTCCACGACGTCAGCTGCGGCGGTGTGCTGATGCGTGAAGACACCATCATCCGATCGCCGATGATCGCCGAGACGGGCAAGTATCAGCACGATGCGCAGTGCGAGTGGATTATTGTGGCGCCGGCGGGCCACGCAGTGCAGTTGACGTGGAACAGCTTCGAGCTGGAGGTGAGTGCTTGGTGCGTGTACGACTACGTGCAGGTGTTCGACAACTCGTCGATGGCAAACAGTCTGGTCGGGCGGTACTGCGGTACGGAGAAACCGCCAGCCATTACCAGCACCGGCAACATGGTGACGATCCGGTTCGTGACGGACTCATCCTCGTCGAAGGATGGCTTCAGCTTGTCCTTTAACTTTATCGATGTGGAAAAAT CTTGCGGTGGCAACTTCTTCGCCACGAGCGGCATCATCCGTTCGCCCGGCTGGCCCAAAAACTACCCCTCCAACAAGGTGTGCGAGTGGGTCATCACCGTGCCGATGGGCCAGCAAATTATGCTGCTCGTGCACTCATTCAAGATGGAGAAGCACAGAATATGCCGGTTCGACGGGCTCACGATACGCAACGGTGGCACGCAGAACGCACCGCTCATCGGAAACTATTGCGGGGAGGACAACTTCAACGGTACGATCTCGTTCAGCCACCAGCTGTACCTGCGCTTCTACTCGGACAGCTCGCGCAACTACGCCGGCTTCATGATCGAGTGGGACTCGGCCACGACCGGTTGCGGCGGAATACTGACCTCACCGCGCGGTTCCATCATCTCCCCGAACTATCCGCTTCCGTACGGGCAGAACGCGCTCTGCACCTGGCGCATCTCGATGAGCCAAGGCTCGGCCATCCACATTGTGTTCACCGATATGGACATGGAATCGCACAAGGACTGCCAGTACGACTATCTGGACATTTACGACGGTATCGATACGAGCGGCCGCAAGCTCGGTCGGTTCTGCAGCGCAGAAACGGACCCGATCGTGCTGGACACGGACACCAACCACGCGATCATTCGGATGCGCACGGACGAGACGAACCAGCGGCGCGGCTTCCAGCTGAAGTACAACATCCTTTGTAGGCGCAATCTGACCGGGTACGGAGGAGTGATTGAGTCGCCTAACTTCCCGAACGAGTACTCCGCCTCGATGGACTGCCGGTGGACGATCCGCGTACCGCCGGGGAATAAGATCAATCTGGAGTTTTCCCACTTTGACTTTGAGTCGATCACGCAGCAGACAGGGAGCAATGCGACGCACCAACGCTGCCCGTTCGATTACGTCGAGCTGCAGGAGATGGGTACGGGTGATCTGCCCGTCGCACGGCGCTACTGTGCCAACAAACCGCCCCCGATCGTTAGTATGGGCCGGTCGATCGATCTGATCTTCCACACGGACTCGAGCGGCGAGCAGATGGGTTTTCGGGCGGAATGGTCTATTAATGGGTGCGGCGGTTTGCTGACCAAACCGTGGGGGTCGTTCACCTCGCCGAACTACCCGAACCAGTACCCGAAGGAGACAGAGTGCCACTGGACGATCCGGGTGGAGCCGGGCAAGCGGATCGAGCTGGCAGTGGATGACTTCCACATGGAGACGAACGATCAGTGCCGGTTCGACGGGCTGCACATTGCGAACGATGCGAACTTTACGCAGCAGGTTACGAAGATCTGTCACGAGCAGCAGGAACCGGTACATCTGTCCAGCAGCGGGTCAGAGCTGTTTGTGAAGTTTTACAGTGACAGTACGTTCACGTACAAGGGTTTCCGGGCGAATTACAGGACAACGGATGCAA AATGTGGCGGTAAAATTACACTGCACGAGGGTTTCATCAGCTCACCCAACTATCCGTCCAACTACCCTGCGAACGCGTCCTGCCAGTGGCTCATCCAGACGGACGCTACGCACACGCTCCAACTCCGCCTGAAGTCGCTAGCGATCGAACGTTCGCCCAACTGTATCAATGACTCGCTGCAGGTGTACGATGGCAGCGTCGCCTCCGCCGACCAACTGCTCCTGACGTCCTGTGGCAGTGAACCGAACGTGACGTCCGTTTCGTCTACCGGGCACGAGATGCTGGTCACTTTCAAATCAAACGAACGCATGGAAGCGAAAGGATTCCAGGCAGAGTTCATGACG AATTGTGGATCACGCATCGAAGTGAAACGGCCGggtaatattctgctcaacaAAGCGCACAAGATGTCATCGGACAACTGCACCTGGGTGCTGATAGCGCCGGAACCAACGCAGCGCATCACGCTGACCATCGCACATCTGAGCGTAATGGACCTGGAGGGCGACTGCTTTGCCAGCGTGACCGTGTACGACGGCGATAGCACGGATGGACCGAAACGTTTCGAAGGCTGCGGACACAAAATTCCGCCGGCGATCGTGAGCAATGGCAATGCGCTAACCGTGCTCGTTAGCTCCGAGGACTTGCTGCTGAGCAAGATCGACAACCTGTTCGTGGAGATGGCGTACACTACCATTGAAAATG CCTGCGGTGGACGCTTGACGGCACTGATGGGTCAGTTTGCTTCCCCGAACTACCCGAACACCTACCCACTGAACGTTGAGTGCGTTTGGAAGCTGTCCGCTTCGCCTGGCAACAAGATGTCGCTGTTCTTCACGGAGCTGGATATTGAACCGTCGGATGACTGCAACGGTGACTACCTGGAGGTACGCGAGCGTGATGAAAATGGTCCCCTGCTGGGTGACTTCTGTGGCAACCAGGTGCCAACGAATCTGACCGAAGCGAGCAGCTTCTGGGTCAAGTTCCGCTCGAACGGCGCGGGCGTTGCCAAGGGATTCCGGGCGGAGTACTCTTACG ATACGATGAGTGAGATCACCGGTACGAGTGGTACGATCACATCTCCAATGTATCCTAGAAGCTACGCCAGGGCGGACAACATTGCGTGGCGCATCACCGTCGACATTGGGTCTGTGATTGCGATCTCCTTCAACAGATATGCGATCGATCGTCACACGGATGATCCGCTGATGTGTGATGGCGCTTTGCGG ATATACGACGGGTACGATGAGACGGCTGCCTCCCTGCTCACAGGCTGCGGCTACATCAAACCGGACCCGGTCACTTCCACCTCGAACGTGGTGTACATCCTGCTCGATCACTCGGACGTTATGGAATCGTCGTCGTTTTCGCTGAGCTGGCAGCAGAAGTTCGTCAGCAGCGCAGTCAACATCCCCGTCAACAATGAGTACTTCTGCGACGGCCATGCGACGATCGTGCTGAACAGCACCGACACCGTACAAAATCTCTCCTCCCCGGGCTACCCGAACGGCTACACCAATGGGCTAAACTGTAGCTGGATCTTCCAGTCCGCCCTGCCGCTTTACCATCCCTTTTTGGTGCTAACCTTTGTCGATCTGGAAGAGTCGAGCGACTGTCTGGCGGACTACATCGAGGTATTCCACTCGTCCGATCTCGCCACGTGGCGATCGTACGGGCGCGTCTGCACCTACTTCCTGCGCGTTGCGAACAAGTTCCACGGCTCGCCGCACCTGAAGGTGGACTTCCGGACGGACTACTACCAAAATCGGACCGGCTTCACCGGGTCCGTGTTTCTGCGCTGCGGCGGCCTGCTTACCGACCCGAACGGGGTCATCACGCAGCCAAACGCGTTGCCGCTAATACCGCCAACACCGAGCCTGATCGGGCGGCCCGAACTGATGGACGCGTGCAGCTGGAACATCAGCGTCCGGGCGGGGCGTACGATCGAGCTTACGTTCGAGCAGCTCAACATAACCTCGGTTGCGACGCCGTACGCGAACAAAGGGTTCGTCGCCATCATGAACGGTATCGATGACCATTCGCCACTGATCGGGCGGTACTCGGGCACGGAGCTGCCGGGGCCGATCAAAACCAGCAGCAACCGGGCGTTCGTGCAGTACCGGCCAAGCGACTCCGGAGCGAACCGGTTCCGGCTGGTGTACCGCGAGGTCGGCATCGAATGTGGGGGCGATCTCGTGCTGACCGCGCAGTCCAACTCGACGATCATCGCGACCCCGAACTACCCGAACGTGCCGCCACCGCACACGGAGTGCTTCTGGAAGGTGCTGGCACCGGCCGGCGAGCTGCTGCGCGTCGAGCTGCTCAGCCAGATGCTGCTGCCCCGGATGCCCGGCTGCCGGTCGGAGTACGTCCAACTGCGCGAAGGGCTCACCTCCCAGGCGCCGGAGCTGCTGCACTCCTGCACCGGCGATCTGACCAAGCGCATCATCACGCGCACGAACGCGCTGCAGGTGAAGTACTTTAACGATCGCGTCGAGCCGAACAGCGCCATTCAGCTGCGCATTTCGCTGGCCAAGTGTGGCGGAGTGCAGCGCGGTTCGCACGGTACCATCACGTCGAAAAACTTCCCCCAGCCGGGCGGTTATCCGGTGCCGGCCGTGTGTGAGTACTACATCCAGGAGGGACAGTACGGCATGATGCAGCTCACCTTCGAGGATCTGCACCTGCCGATAAAGGCGAACTGTAGCGGCCAGGATCACGTGCGCATCTTCTCCATTCTACCCGCACCGAACGATACGGAGGTCGAGCTGGGCAAGTTTTGCGGCCAGGAAGTGCCGAAGCAACCGATACTGAGCGTGGTACCGAACGTGAAGATTGTCTTTACCGCCAACACGCCCAATTCGATCTTCCGGGGCTTCAGGCTGAACTACGCCGTCAACTACAGCCGCTGCAGCCACTCGCTGGTGGGCGAATCGGGCGAGTTCGCGAGCAACGGGTACGGTGAGCCGATGCAGCCGTTTTCGTTCTGCGAGTGGCGCATCACCGTGCCGGCCGGGCGGCGGGTGAAGGTCGAGTTTATCGATCTGGACATAGCGGACCAGGCCGCACCGTACCCGTGGTTCCAGCGGCTGTCTTTTTACGACGGGCTCAACTACCAGGTGCGCATCAAGGCCGTAACGTCGAACGATAAAACGACGCCGATCTACTCGAGCGACAACCGGATGATGGTGCAGTACCTCTCGAAAGCGATGACCGGGCGGCGCGGCTTCCGATTGCGCTACTCCAGCGACGAGTCGTCGCTGTGCGAGGGCAATCTAGACGGCTGGCAGGGTAGCATCAACAGCCCGGTCAACGTAACGACGGCGGTGTGCACGTACAAGCGCACCGACCCGACGCTGTCGCGCGATCCAAGCGCAGAGCCCAACGTTGGCACGCTGGCACTCAACTTCCGCGAGGTGTATGCCGGTCCGTCTGAGCGGATGTGCGTAGACATTACTCGCAGCGCCACACCGATCGGTGGCACGAACGTGCTGAAGAAGCTGTGCGTAAACGCGACCAACGTGGTGGTAGTGTCGCCCTTTCCCAACACCGTCATCAACACGGCGCAGGCGGCGTACAGTGGTGTGCTAGCGTTCAGGATGGACTATCGCGTGCACCAGTGTGGCGGTGTGTACGGATCCATCCCCAACATCAGCTACCCGGTCGGGTTGGAACCGTACGGACGGGACGGCCTACACTGTGCGTGGTACGTGACCTTCCCGGACCAGACGCTGATCAGCGTTGCGTTCGAGCGGTTCACGCTCCAGCAGCCCTGCGACCAGGAGTACCTGCTCGTCTACAACGGTCCCGGACCGAGCAGCCCACTGCTCGGGCGGTTCTGCAAAGACTCAGCGCCACCCGCCGAAGGTATCGTTACCCAGCGGCACCTCCTGTTCGTCGAATATCATATCGTGCCGGCCAACGGGTCATCCGGTAGTGCGGGTTCGGACTTTGAGCTGCGCCTTAGCAGCAAAAACTTTGGCTGTGGCGGTACACTGCACACCGGCTCGCCAACGTTTGGATCAGCGCTCAAGGACGGGAAGTATCTGCCCGGGCAGGAGTGCATCTGGTTGCTGCAGGCGAACGCGGGTCAACATATTGGTGTTCGGTTCACGGGCCGCTTCAACCTGCAGACGAGTCCCAACTGCACCAAAGACTACGTGGAGCTGTTCGATCAGCAGCGCAACCGGGAGTGGGTTAGTTTGGGCCGGGTGTGCGGAAAGGAAGTACCGCCCAGCTTCAACTCATCCGGCACGGTGATGAAGGTCGTGTTCCGAACGGACGAATCGATCGAGGGCGATGGTTTTACCATTCAATGGAACTCGAACTGTGGTG GAATATTCTACGCCGAGCAGGAGACGAACGTCATCGTCAGCCCGAACTATCCGGCAAAGTACAACAACATGCAGGTGTGCAACTACACCATCCTGGCGAACACGTCCGACGCTGGTATCGAGTTTAACTTCCTCGACTTCGACCTGGAGGACTCGGTGGTCACGTCCGTGTGCTCGTACGACAACCTCACCGTCTACCGGAAGCTGGAGTACGCCGAACCCATCACCTGGGAAAAGGTGGGCACGTACTGTCGCAAAACTCCCCCGGCACGGTTCCGCGTGAAGGATCGGGCCGCGATCGTGTTCCGCACCGATCGGTACATACAGGCGCGCGGGTTCCGGTTCGAGTACCGGCTCGACACGTGCGGCGCAAACATTACGAGCTCGCGGCGCATCGAAAGCCCCGAACAGCTGCCCCCGGACGGTATGTACCGGCCGGCCCTGGTCTGCCGCTGGTACATCGACATCCCGCAGGGTCAGAAGGTGACGGTACGCTTCGAAACGCTCGAGATGGACCACACGGAATCGTGCTACTTCGACATGGTCGAGGTGTACCGGGGGCTGGAACAGACCCCGGACAAGCGGTTGGCGCTGCTGTGCGGCAATCTGACCAGCCACGCGCCGGCGATCGCGATCAGCGGCACCCGGCACGGTATGGTTTCGTTCAAGACGGAATCGTTCTCGACCTCGCGGGCCAAGATGACGGCGCTGGTACTGTACTCGCCCGACTGCGACAAGCACATTACGCTCGACGAACGGACGCCCAGTTACCGGCTGAACGTGATCGGCAGCGGGAACGATCGTGTGCAGGACTGTCAGTACGTGTTCCGCGCACCGAGCGGCTACACGCTGCGCATCGTGTTCGATCAGTTCCACGTGGGTTCGGCACGCAATGCCACGAACTGTACGGACGATTACGTCGAGCTGCGGGATGGAGGGAGCGTGTTTTCGATGCTGCTTGGCCGGTTCTGCGGCAATGAGCGTGTGAATGCGCAGTCCAGCTTCGGTTCGACGTTGCATCTGCGGTATGTGACGGATTCTGCGCTGCGCGGTACGCTGTTCGATGCGACCGTTACGATggttccgtcgctttgcggcGCGATGAACCGGAATCTGACGGGCGGTGCGATCGTGACGCTTAATACGCCCAACTTTGGAGGCAGCGGCAAGTACCCGCCGAACGCCCGGTGCTTGTGGCTGCTGGAGGCCGCTCCCGGGAAGCAGATTGAGATACAGTTCCTCACGATGGATCTGCAGCAGTACGATGAGGGAGGGCGGGAGTGTAAAGACTACATCGGCATTCGGGATGCTACT CTAAAGTCGATCATTTACGAAGGTCTCGGCGATTCACTCATTTTcaacggtggcagcagcagcaaggccAGCTTCTATCAC GGTTCGCGGTACGCCAACGCGTACAACATCTACTGCGGCAGCAACTATCTGCCCAGCCCGTACGTATCGATCACCAACCGGGTGTACGTGAGCTTCGAAAGCGACGGCCAGATCGAGGGCAAGGGCGTCTCGCTGCGCGTGCACGAGAGCAGCGTGTGCGCCAAAAACTATACCGCCCTGCAGGGCCGCATCGTGCAGAACGAATTGCAGAAGGATCAGCAGTGCACGATCACGGTGCAAGTGCCGCACAACTACACGATCGCGCTCTACTTCAACATGTTCTACCTGTACAACGTGGACTGTGCGGTGCACGCGCTCAAGGCGTACGACGGTACGCACGAGTCGGCCGACCGGCTGCTGGGCGAGTACTGCAACTTTGCCACCCCGAACCCGGTCTTTACGACCGGCAACGTGCTGCGGCTCGTCTTCCCGGCGACCGACCGGGAGCTGGTGTCGCTGCAGCTTGATGCGACGTACGTTGCTACGGACCAGGGCCAGGGTTGTGGTGGCGAGCTGTACAACTATGGTGGCGTGTTTACCAGCCCGCTCTATCCGGCCAACAATCGGACGCGCATGGAATGTCTGTGGACGGTGACGGTGCCGAACAATCTGCTCGTGGCGTTGCGCTTCGAGGTGTTCGATCTTGGCAGCAAGTCGTCGTGTGCGACCGACTATCTGCAGGTGCTGGACCGGGAGGAAGATCCAAAGGCGCCGAAGGCGGACGATGGGCAGGAGAAGGTCGTACGGCAGCACTGCGGTGGGGAAAGCCCGGCCAACTACATTAGCACCGGCAGCACGATCCGGGTGCGTTACAAGAAGACGCAAAACTTTGCCGGCGTCGGATGGGTTATCAAGTTTATGGGTGTGGAGAAGGGTGTAGGGGTGAATGATTATTAA